The Deltaproteobacteria bacterium genome contains a region encoding:
- a CDS encoding GtrA family protein translates to MRVARRSHDGRAMAPADRSAQPAARAARLARVARSGACGAIGSAADLAALVVLVERAAAPPAAAAAVAALCGACVCFALNRRWAFRDRSPLRWRQVGRFAVVAGGAAALNAAVVGALVGVLRGAYLAAKAVSACVVFATWTYPTQARLVFAPRGEPS, encoded by the coding sequence ATGCGCGTGGCACGCCGCTCGCACGACGGCCGGGCGATGGCACCCGCCGATCGCAGTGCACAGCCCGCAGCCCGCGCCGCCCGGCTCGCGCGCGTCGCCCGCAGCGGCGCGTGCGGCGCGATCGGCTCGGCGGCCGATCTGGCGGCCCTCGTCGTCCTGGTCGAACGGGCGGCGGCGCCGCCCGCGGCCGCCGCGGCCGTGGCGGCGCTGTGCGGCGCGTGCGTGTGCTTCGCGCTCAACCGCCGGTGGGCGTTCCGCGACCGCTCGCCGCTGCGGTGGCGGCAGGTGGGCCGGTTCGCGGTCGTCGCCGGCGGCGCCGCGGCGCTCAACGCGGCCGTCGTCGGCGCGCTGGTGGGGGTGCTGCGCGGCGCGTACCTCGCGGCCAAGGCCGTATCCGCGTGCGTCGTGTTCGCGACGTGGACCTATCCGACACAGGCGCGGCTGGTGTTCGCGCCACGAGGAGAACCATCATGA
- a CDS encoding DNA-binding protein has translation MLSAVSTRHRAIVAALHNGDELIGALRALCREHAIRCGYIRGTGALAYAAVCPFDPATRTWQPPREIDGHLELVSLTGTIAERDGEPAIEVRAAVMRQTALGLDLAGGRLTDARALAVDLVIDAFDDLRARRGIDEGTGIAACTELAPAADRTPAAAGAPVRSAGQTDRGNAPRSPASGDPGGAWDHDVQLHPGDCIDHPSFGRVTVLRVEGEQEYAHIRLRNGRTVRLSLDVIALVPAGTANGQRVFSARVDGSRARRR, from the coding sequence ATGCTCAGCGCCGTCAGCACACGTCATCGCGCGATCGTCGCGGCCCTCCACAACGGCGACGAGTTGATCGGCGCACTGCGTGCGCTGTGCCGCGAGCATGCGATTCGTTGTGGATACATCCGTGGAACCGGCGCGCTGGCCTACGCGGCGGTGTGCCCGTTCGATCCGGCGACCCGGACGTGGCAGCCGCCGCGCGAGATCGACGGTCACCTGGAACTCGTGTCGCTGACCGGGACGATCGCGGAGCGCGACGGCGAGCCGGCCATCGAAGTGCGCGCCGCGGTCATGCGACAGACGGCGCTCGGGCTCGACCTGGCCGGCGGCCGCCTCACGGACGCGCGCGCCCTCGCGGTCGACCTCGTGATCGACGCGTTCGACGATCTTCGTGCGCGCCGTGGCATCGACGAGGGCACCGGGATCGCGGCGTGCACCGAACTCGCGCCGGCGGCCGACCGAACGCCCGCCGCGGCCGGCGCGCCGGTGCGGTCCGCTGGCCAGACCGATCGCGGTAACGCGCCGCGGTCGCCGGCGTCAGGGGATCCCGGCGGCGCGTGGGACCACGACGTCCAACTCCACCCCGGCGATTGCATCGATCACCCGAGCTTCGGCCGCGTCACGGTGCTCCGCGTCGAGGGCGAGCAGGAGTACGCGCACATCCGCCTGCGCAACGGGCGCACGGTTCGCCTGAGCCTCGACGTCATCGCGCTCGTCCCGGCCGGAACCGCCAACGGCCAGCGCGTGTTCTCCGCGCGCGTCGACGGCAGCCGCGCGCGCCGGCGGTGA